The following coding sequences are from one Actinomycetota bacterium window:
- a CDS encoding nucleoside triphosphate pyrophosphohydrolase — translation MRFEKLVRDLIPDLISRDGERPVTRTLDEEEFGLELARKLREEVDEFCETGAVEEPADALEDIRARKCLERGGFEQRIFLVETHACTGLDG, via the coding sequence TTGAGATTCGAGAAGTTGGTGCGCGACCTGATTCCTGACTTGATCTCGCGAGATGGTGAACGTCCGGTGACCCGAACCCTTGACGAGGAGGAGTTCGGACTCGAGCTGGCCCGGAAGTTGCGTGAGGAGGTTGACGAGTTCTGCGAAACCGGGGCGGTAGAGGAACCGGCCGACGCCCTTGAGGACATCCGCGCGCGCAAGTGCCTTGAGCGCGGCGGGTTCGAGCAGCGGATCTTCCTGGTCGAGACACATGCCTGTACCGGTCTTGACGGATAA